TGGTTTTCCGGAAGTTGTGTACAGCCCTGGGAAATCCCTTGAGCAGGTCCGTGGCATTGTCAAGGATATGATTGAGCGTACAGATGGGAATATTATGGCAACCCGGGCCGACGAGAATGTTTACAAAACCATCGCGGAGCTTTCTGATGAAACGGAGTATTATAAAGAGGCCAGAGTTGTAGTTGTCAAGCGGCAGGCATTTAAGGTGAGTGAAAAAAGTATTACAGTCGTATCCGCTGGAACTTCGGATATTCCGGTGGCGGAGGAAGCGGCGGTCTGTGCGGAGGTCATGGGAAATTGTGTGGATCGGATTTATGATGTCGGAGTTGCAGGTATCCACCGGCTGCTTGACAATGTAGAACGGATCAACCGTGCAGGCGTGATCATTGTCATTGCCGGTATGGAAGGCGCCCTGGCAAGTGTGGTTGGCGGTCTGACGGATAAACCAGTCATCGCCGTACCTACGAGTATTGGATACGGTGCGAACTTTGGCGGTGTTTCGGCATTGCTGGGAATGCTGACATCCTGTGCCAGCGGCATTGGGGTTGTGAATATTGACAATGGATTCGGCGCGGCCTGCCTGGCGTCAAAAATT
The DNA window shown above is from Eubacterium limosum and carries:
- the larB gene encoding nickel pincer cofactor biosynthesis protein LarB: MNAEKLKDLLTEVKSGQTSIDSAFEKIKDIPYHDLEYAKVDYHRELRNGFPEVVYSPGKSLEQVRGIVKDMIERTDGNIMATRADENVYKTIAELSDETEYYKEARVVVVKRQAFKVSEKSITVVSAGTSDIPVAEEAAVCAEVMGNCVDRIYDVGVAGIHRLLDNVERINRAGVIIVIAGMEGALASVVGGLTDKPVIAVPTSIGYGANFGGVSALLGMLTSCASGIGVVNIDNGFGAACLASKINR